One segment of Rhodopirellula baltica SH 1 DNA contains the following:
- a CDS encoding outer membrane protein assembly factor BamB family protein, whose product MTRTFSQPIRFQTKHVITIAAVALAGMSVCSQVQADQWSQFRGDQANGVAETSHPAQWSETKNVAWVHPMQGEGWSCPVVWDDRIFLTEAVPSGTKAESDGDDNNRAQGKDPSQKTYQWQVVCLDSQSGNELWRKTAREGRPVMERHSSNTYATETPVTDGKHVYAYFGMMGVHCFDMDGKLVWQRDLGQYKMRAGWGTSSSPVLLNDKLFLQVDNEEQSFLVALDAETGEEVWRVARDEPSQYSSPIVWKNSLRTELIVGGTNYRSYDPQTGELLWQLNMQKGRSSATPLAIGDRLYVGTEYRNRGGSDDGGGYLFAIAPGGQGEIGTSEDSANDKSVVWKNPESGIQMASPVLCKGHLYLLERRSGVVHCINADTGEMVYEKRIPRARAFWASPWVMDDQVFCIDTNGTTFILSGGPDFEVVGKNEIDELTWSTPAIADGALYFRTASKLYCIRD is encoded by the coding sequence ATGACACGCACCTTCTCTCAACCGATTCGGTTTCAAACCAAGCACGTAATCACCATCGCGGCGGTCGCGCTCGCTGGGATGTCCGTTTGCTCGCAAGTGCAGGCCGACCAGTGGTCTCAGTTTCGAGGTGATCAAGCAAACGGGGTTGCGGAAACATCGCATCCGGCTCAGTGGAGTGAGACTAAAAACGTTGCTTGGGTACATCCCATGCAAGGCGAAGGATGGTCGTGCCCGGTCGTTTGGGACGATCGAATTTTCTTAACCGAAGCGGTCCCTTCGGGAACAAAAGCCGAATCGGATGGTGACGACAACAATCGTGCACAAGGCAAGGACCCGAGCCAAAAAACGTATCAATGGCAAGTCGTGTGTTTGGACTCGCAATCAGGCAACGAACTGTGGCGAAAGACCGCCCGCGAAGGCCGACCGGTGATGGAACGCCATAGTTCGAACACCTATGCGACGGAGACTCCGGTAACCGACGGAAAGCACGTCTACGCTTACTTCGGAATGATGGGCGTTCACTGCTTTGACATGGATGGAAAACTAGTTTGGCAACGTGACCTTGGGCAATACAAAATGCGGGCGGGATGGGGAACGTCCAGCTCACCGGTGTTGCTGAACGACAAACTGTTTCTCCAAGTTGACAACGAAGAGCAGTCGTTCCTGGTCGCACTCGATGCTGAAACCGGCGAAGAAGTTTGGCGAGTTGCTCGTGATGAACCATCGCAGTACAGCTCTCCTATCGTCTGGAAGAACAGCCTCCGAACCGAGTTGATCGTGGGCGGAACCAACTATCGCTCCTATGATCCACAAACCGGCGAATTGCTGTGGCAACTGAACATGCAAAAAGGTCGCAGCTCAGCGACACCGTTGGCTATTGGCGACCGACTTTACGTTGGCACCGAATATCGAAACCGTGGTGGCAGCGATGATGGAGGCGGGTACTTGTTCGCAATCGCACCTGGAGGTCAGGGCGAGATTGGAACATCGGAAGATTCTGCAAACGATAAGTCCGTTGTTTGGAAGAACCCTGAGTCGGGTATTCAGATGGCGTCGCCAGTGCTTTGCAAAGGTCACCTGTATCTGTTGGAACGGCGTAGCGGTGTGGTTCACTGCATCAACGCGGACACCGGTGAGATGGTTTACGAAAAACGTATCCCTCGAGCCCGTGCGTTTTGGGCCTCGCCATGGGTGATGGACGACCAAGTTTTCTGCATCGACACCAATGGCACCACATTCATCTTGTCCGGGGGCCCTGACTTCGAAGTGGTCGGCAAGAACGAGATTGACGAATTGACTTGGTCAACGCCAGCGATCGCGGACGGTGCGTTGTACTTTCGCACGGCGTCAAAGCTGTATTGCATTCGCGATTAG
- a CDS encoding sulfatase, with the protein MLKRSRLLLSLLVGLLGLSTSVVGAKDRPNIVLIVADDLGYSDVGFNGCKEIPTPHLDELAASGVVFTNGYASHPYCSPSRAGLLTGRHQQRFGHGSNPEPDTQWHGEDTPGMPLSETTLADALKEAGYVTGAIGKWHLGDAKPFWPNRRGFDEWFGFSGGGFSYWGDLGMKDPLLGVHRGDEPVDPKTLTHLTDDFSTEAVKFIQRHETEPFFLYLAYNAPHAPDHATRAHLQKTAHIEYGGRAVYGAMVAGMDEGIGRVVDQIRESGLGENTMIIFYSDNGGRREHAVNFPYRGHKGMLFEGGIRVPFLVSWPGTVRSGMKEESPITALDLFPTALAAAGMDPSQNDKLDGQNLLPVLTDDKQRLPERPLFWRYSMGDDSYGYAVRDGNWKLIDSRYKDRKLLFDLANDPWEREDLAAQHPEQVARLSRMMEAWDARNVPPKWSDAHGVNVRKEENTRNEAVEKASRGERSRPDLDLHSMIEPVPAKAKFIDKDFYIWGGSMVRDSDGTCHLFYSRWPRGLGHMA; encoded by the coding sequence ATGTTGAAACGAAGTCGTCTTTTGTTGTCGTTGTTGGTGGGCCTGCTCGGCCTTTCTACGTCGGTTGTCGGTGCGAAGGATCGCCCGAACATTGTTTTGATCGTGGCGGATGATCTCGGCTACAGCGACGTTGGTTTCAATGGATGCAAAGAGATCCCGACGCCGCATTTGGATGAGCTGGCGGCATCGGGTGTGGTCTTCACCAACGGTTACGCGTCGCATCCGTATTGCAGCCCCAGCCGTGCTGGGTTGTTGACGGGACGCCATCAACAACGTTTCGGTCACGGATCCAATCCGGAACCGGATACGCAGTGGCACGGCGAAGACACGCCGGGCATGCCGCTCTCGGAAACGACATTGGCAGATGCCTTGAAGGAAGCGGGCTACGTCACCGGAGCAATCGGGAAATGGCATTTGGGCGATGCGAAACCGTTCTGGCCAAATCGTCGTGGGTTTGATGAATGGTTTGGTTTCAGTGGAGGTGGATTCAGTTACTGGGGTGACTTGGGCATGAAGGATCCTTTATTGGGCGTGCACCGAGGTGACGAACCGGTCGACCCCAAAACGTTGACCCATTTGACCGATGACTTTTCGACCGAAGCGGTCAAGTTCATTCAGCGGCATGAGACCGAGCCGTTCTTTTTGTACCTGGCCTACAACGCGCCGCATGCACCTGACCACGCGACGCGAGCCCACCTGCAGAAGACCGCCCACATCGAGTACGGAGGCCGTGCCGTTTACGGGGCAATGGTGGCCGGGATGGACGAGGGCATCGGTCGAGTGGTCGACCAAATTCGCGAATCGGGTTTGGGCGAGAACACGATGATCATCTTCTACAGTGACAACGGTGGTCGGCGTGAACATGCGGTGAACTTTCCTTATCGAGGTCACAAAGGCATGCTGTTTGAAGGCGGCATTCGGGTGCCGTTCTTGGTTTCTTGGCCGGGAACAGTTCGGAGTGGCATGAAAGAGGAATCGCCGATCACGGCGCTCGATTTGTTTCCCACCGCACTGGCGGCTGCGGGGATGGATCCATCTCAGAATGACAAACTCGATGGCCAGAATTTGTTGCCTGTGCTAACCGATGACAAACAACGTTTGCCAGAGCGGCCTTTGTTCTGGCGATATTCGATGGGTGATGATTCGTATGGCTATGCCGTTCGCGACGGCAATTGGAAGCTGATCGACAGTCGCTACAAAGATCGGAAGCTGTTGTTTGATTTGGCGAACGACCCTTGGGAACGAGAAGATTTGGCTGCGCAGCACCCCGAACAAGTGGCTCGGCTATCTCGAATGATGGAGGCCTGGGACGCCCGCAACGTGCCGCCGAAGTGGAGCGACGCCCACGGCGTTAACGTTCGGAAGGAAGAAAACACGCGAAACGAAGCCGTCGAGAAAGCCTCCCGAGGAGAACGATCTCGGCCGGATCTGGATTTGCACTCGATGATTGAGCCGGTGCCAGCGAAAGCAAAGTTCATCGACAAGGATTTTTACATCTGGGGCGGCAGCATGGTTCGCGATTCCGATGGTACCTGCCATTTGTTCTACAGCCGTTGGCCGCGAGGGTTGGGGCACATGGCTTAG
- a CDS encoding NAD(P)/FAD-dependent oxidoreductase yields the protein MNTNQSPQSATIVGSGIVGIACAHYLSEAGLDVTVIDRGTIAGECSHANCGYICPSHALPLTEPGAFSVALKSIFNPRSPFRVKPQISPALWKWMLQFAKRCTHRKMLAAGKPLHAILEASMSEYHSLIERLSLDCEWKEEGLLYVLQTERGMESFAKTDRLVSEEFGIPATRIDGINLPKFDPGLKEGLAGAFLYPNDTSVRPDKLNSQWSAKLQERGVQFIEKCELKSIRKEAGRIVAIETNRGDFKTDYFVFAMGAWSTKWESALQCSVPVQPGKGYSVTIEKPEHSPNHAILFPEHKVGVSPFDEGLRFGSMMEFAGYDTSIPRHRIQQLRDSARPYLVASVDGPAQSQWYGWRPMTWDSLPIIGTLPELSNGLLATGHNMLGLSLAPATGRLIGEIITGQQTHLDPAPYSPTRF from the coding sequence ATGAACACAAACCAATCTCCCCAGTCAGCAACCATTGTCGGCTCCGGCATCGTCGGTATCGCTTGTGCCCACTACTTATCCGAGGCGGGACTCGACGTCACCGTCATCGATCGCGGCACCATCGCGGGGGAATGCTCTCACGCGAATTGCGGTTACATCTGCCCCAGTCATGCGTTGCCGCTAACTGAACCGGGAGCGTTTTCCGTTGCATTGAAATCCATTTTCAATCCACGATCGCCATTCCGCGTCAAACCACAAATCAGTCCGGCGCTTTGGAAATGGATGCTCCAATTCGCCAAACGTTGCACTCACCGAAAAATGCTGGCCGCGGGCAAACCATTGCACGCAATCTTGGAAGCATCGATGAGTGAATATCACTCACTCATCGAGCGATTGTCACTCGATTGTGAATGGAAAGAAGAGGGTTTGCTGTACGTTCTGCAAACCGAACGAGGCATGGAGTCATTCGCGAAAACCGACCGACTGGTTTCCGAAGAGTTTGGGATCCCCGCCACTCGAATCGATGGAATCAATCTGCCCAAATTTGATCCTGGCCTGAAAGAAGGCTTGGCCGGTGCATTCCTGTATCCCAACGACACTTCGGTGCGTCCCGACAAACTGAACTCGCAATGGTCAGCCAAATTGCAGGAACGAGGCGTTCAATTTATCGAAAAATGTGAATTGAAATCAATCAGAAAGGAAGCCGGCCGGATCGTTGCCATTGAAACCAATCGAGGTGACTTCAAAACCGATTACTTCGTTTTCGCCATGGGAGCTTGGAGTACGAAGTGGGAATCAGCTCTTCAGTGTTCCGTCCCGGTTCAACCGGGCAAGGGCTACTCGGTCACAATTGAGAAACCGGAGCATTCGCCCAATCACGCGATTCTTTTTCCAGAGCACAAGGTTGGCGTCTCGCCATTTGACGAAGGACTTCGGTTTGGCTCGATGATGGAATTCGCTGGCTACGACACTTCCATCCCTCGACATCGAATTCAACAGCTTCGTGATTCTGCGCGTCCTTACCTGGTCGCATCTGTCGACGGCCCTGCTCAATCCCAATGGTATGGCTGGCGACCGATGACGTGGGACAGTCTACCCATCATTGGGACACTCCCGGAACTTTCAAACGGATTGCTCGCGACGGGGCACAACATGCTGGGCCTCAGCCTCGCACCGGCGACCGGGCGTCTGATCGGCGAGATCATCACGGGCCAGCAAACCCATTTGGACCCGGCTCCCTATTCACCAACTCGGTTTTGA
- a CDS encoding dihydrodipicolinate synthase family protein, whose product MSTSQPAVDASIFQGCIPALMTPCDADRQINFAGLVRKGQEMMTAGMTAVVYCGSMGDWPLLTDQQRQQGVRELTEAGVPVIVGTGAQNTSLAAAHASHAAEVGAAGLMVIPRVLSRATSPIAQRHHFAAILSAAPNLPAVIYNSPYYGFETKADLFFDLRGEFPNLVGFKEFGGAASLSYAGEHITHADNDVLLMAGVDTQVYHGFVKCGATGAITGIGNCLPAEVLKYVELCEAAADGDCQADQYARELSNALTVLSTFDEGPDLVLYYKYLLFLLGDADYEFQLNASDALSPSQATFAEKQLAQFQRWWKNWSGKSYTCS is encoded by the coding sequence ATGAGCACCAGCCAACCCGCCGTCGATGCGTCCATCTTCCAAGGCTGCATTCCCGCACTGATGACCCCATGCGACGCTGATCGGCAAATCAACTTCGCCGGTTTGGTTCGCAAAGGCCAGGAGATGATGACCGCGGGCATGACAGCGGTTGTTTATTGCGGGTCAATGGGCGATTGGCCGCTATTAACAGACCAGCAACGGCAACAAGGCGTTCGTGAATTGACCGAAGCCGGTGTGCCCGTGATTGTTGGAACCGGCGCACAGAACACATCGCTAGCAGCCGCTCATGCCAGCCATGCGGCAGAAGTTGGCGCGGCTGGATTGATGGTGATCCCACGAGTGCTTTCACGAGCCACATCGCCGATCGCACAACGGCATCACTTCGCCGCGATCCTGTCGGCGGCCCCGAACCTGCCCGCGGTGATCTACAACAGTCCTTACTACGGATTTGAAACCAAAGCGGACCTGTTCTTTGACTTGAGAGGCGAGTTCCCGAACTTGGTTGGATTCAAAGAATTCGGTGGCGCCGCATCACTGTCTTATGCCGGCGAACACATCACACACGCCGACAACGATGTATTGCTAATGGCTGGCGTCGACACCCAGGTCTACCATGGCTTTGTCAAATGCGGTGCGACCGGCGCGATCACCGGCATTGGGAACTGCTTGCCCGCCGAAGTCTTGAAGTACGTTGAATTGTGCGAGGCCGCAGCCGATGGCGACTGCCAAGCCGATCAATACGCTCGCGAATTGTCCAATGCCCTGACCGTGTTGTCAACATTCGACGAAGGCCCTGATTTGGTACTTTACTACAAATACCTGCTGTTTTTGCTGGGAGACGCCGACTACGAATTCCAATTGAACGCGTCAGATGCGCTCTCACCAAGCCAAGCGACTTTCGCCGAGAAACAACTCGCTCAATTCCAACGCTGGTGGAAAAATTGGTCCGGAAAATCCTACACCTGTTCATGA
- a CDS encoding family 16 glycoside hydrolase: MARTQASAEISAKQGEWHHLEVIIRGTVMTVHLDGNQVVTLDSPGFAHPTKTQFGMTVNGTTIDFDNLKVFATE, translated from the coding sequence TTGGCTCGCACGCAGGCATCCGCCGAAATCAGTGCGAAGCAAGGAGAATGGCATCATTTGGAAGTGATCATTCGCGGAACCGTGATGACCGTGCATTTGGATGGCAACCAAGTGGTCACGTTGGACTCGCCCGGATTCGCTCACCCAACCAAGACCCAATTTGGGATGACGGTGAATGGAACCACCATCGATTTTGACAACCTGAAAGTTTTCGCGACGGAGTGA
- a CDS encoding glycoside hydrolase family protein, which produces MGPYRFVDVALPARGEQLWDGLCTHNPTVHEFDGKYYLYHMGNTGDGHATEKLNPIHRNNQRIGVAVADHPNGPWKRFDEPLIDISEDESASDALMVSNPSILRRDDGMFVLIYKAVGKNGRIPFGGPVVHLAATSQSPTGPFRKQNKPLFTAPGVDFPAEDPYIWFQDGMCWAIVNDHKGHFNGTGSDSLALFQSMDGLEWEPANSPLVTERIIPWADGTQQPVHRLERPQLYLEDGKPAVLFCAAEETKEKLHSFNVHLPLGQTGE; this is translated from the coding sequence TTGGGACCTTACCGGTTTGTCGATGTTGCCCTGCCCGCTCGCGGCGAGCAGCTTTGGGATGGTTTGTGCACTCACAACCCGACCGTGCATGAATTTGACGGCAAGTACTACCTCTATCACATGGGGAATACCGGAGATGGACACGCGACTGAAAAGCTGAATCCGATTCATCGCAACAACCAACGCATTGGAGTCGCGGTGGCTGATCATCCCAATGGACCTTGGAAACGTTTTGATGAACCTTTGATCGATATCAGCGAAGACGAATCAGCATCGGATGCGTTGATGGTCAGCAACCCATCCATTTTGCGCCGGGACGATGGAATGTTTGTGCTGATCTACAAAGCGGTCGGTAAGAATGGACGCATCCCATTTGGAGGCCCGGTCGTTCATCTTGCCGCGACTTCTCAGTCACCGACCGGACCGTTTCGAAAGCAGAACAAACCCTTGTTCACGGCTCCAGGAGTCGACTTTCCTGCGGAAGATCCCTACATCTGGTTCCAGGATGGGATGTGTTGGGCGATCGTCAATGACCACAAGGGGCATTTCAACGGAACCGGCAGTGACTCGCTGGCGTTGTTTCAATCGATGGACGGTTTGGAGTGGGAACCAGCCAACTCACCATTGGTGACGGAACGCATCATCCCATGGGCGGACGGAACGCAGCAGCCCGTGCACCGTCTCGAACGCCCGCAGCTGTACCTCGAAGACGGCAAGCCTGCCGTGTTGTTTTGTGCGGCCGAGGAAACCAAAGAAAAGCTGCATTCGTTCAACGTGCATTTGCCTCTGGGGCAAACCGGTGAATGA
- a CDS encoding 3-keto-disaccharide hydrolase, which produces MFLNRSLLPNVRYIVCAWIICGSGLGISAEDHPSQSKPKIQPYPDAAVWTDAAKASMEWDGFDFVGEFVQDDRAMQVTPSEGRFYVSIYDGGFPGTGWIGKPIVHEWLDREGIESRVAGWQKVDRSAAVVGKKPPADAIVLFDGSNTQAWQNGKIEDGVLKAGARTKDTFRDFRLYLEFMIPLKPEPPISHPHRGNSGVFAVGAYEVQISDNFGLDPDPRAWQDMDILKPVNTWCGSIYGIREADWNVCLPPLSWQSMEIEFTAARFENGKKVTPAVISVTQNGVLLHDQVELPSGTGGGPAGPRPEVGEGPIYLQNHGNPNRFRNIWIVPRSPTDP; this is translated from the coding sequence ATGTTTTTGAATCGTTCTCTGCTGCCCAACGTCCGCTACATCGTGTGCGCCTGGATTATTTGCGGCTCCGGATTGGGGATATCGGCGGAGGACCACCCGTCCCAAAGCAAACCCAAGATTCAGCCGTACCCCGATGCTGCTGTTTGGACAGACGCTGCCAAGGCCTCAATGGAATGGGATGGTTTTGATTTTGTGGGTGAATTTGTCCAAGACGATCGGGCGATGCAGGTCACGCCATCCGAAGGTCGTTTCTACGTTTCCATTTACGATGGTGGGTTCCCCGGCACCGGATGGATTGGCAAACCGATTGTGCACGAGTGGTTGGATCGCGAAGGGATCGAGTCGCGTGTCGCGGGCTGGCAAAAGGTTGATCGCAGTGCAGCGGTCGTTGGAAAGAAGCCACCGGCCGACGCGATTGTGTTGTTCGATGGCAGCAACACTCAGGCGTGGCAGAATGGCAAGATTGAGGATGGCGTTCTCAAAGCCGGGGCGCGAACCAAGGACACGTTCCGGGACTTTCGGCTCTACCTCGAGTTCATGATCCCTTTGAAACCCGAGCCACCGATCAGCCATCCACATCGCGGCAACAGTGGCGTCTTTGCGGTAGGGGCTTATGAAGTCCAGATATCGGACAACTTCGGTTTGGATCCCGATCCTCGGGCCTGGCAAGACATGGACATATTGAAACCCGTCAACACTTGGTGCGGAAGCATCTACGGAATTCGCGAAGCCGATTGGAATGTCTGCTTGCCGCCGTTGTCGTGGCAGAGCATGGAAATTGAGTTCACCGCGGCGAGATTTGAGAACGGAAAGAAAGTCACGCCCGCGGTCATCTCGGTGACCCAAAATGGGGTCTTGCTTCACGATCAAGTTGAATTGCCCAGCGGAACCGGCGGCGGTCCGGCGGGGCCGCGACCCGAGGTGGGCGAAGGACCGATCTACCTTCAAAACCACGGCAATCCCAATCGGTTCCGCAACATTTGGATCGTTCCACGATCGCCAACGGACCCGTAG
- a CDS encoding AraC family transcriptional regulator, producing MPLNSLPDQLFELLAEPFTAERLFDGLHDTVYFIKNAEGQYVVVNETLVQRCGLKQKSQLIGRTSEQILRAPFGANFTAQDKAVLQSGKALEAQLELHLYASRDVGWCLTNKYPLRGRDGNSVGVVGISRDLGRPNKSSDDYQSVAKAVAFAERNRDKRTSVTDMAEVANLSRFQLDRRMRIAFGLNTGQWLVKQRIDFACEHLETTDMPIVDIAHEAGYADQSAFTRQFRRATGMSPSHYRKAKQDNEL from the coding sequence ATGCCCCTCAACAGCCTTCCGGATCAGCTATTTGAACTGCTCGCCGAACCCTTCACGGCTGAACGTTTGTTTGATGGTTTGCACGACACGGTGTACTTCATCAAAAACGCGGAAGGCCAGTATGTGGTCGTCAACGAAACTTTGGTGCAGCGGTGCGGTCTCAAGCAAAAGTCTCAGTTGATCGGTCGCACGTCAGAGCAAATTTTGCGAGCACCTTTTGGCGCGAACTTCACGGCACAAGACAAAGCCGTTTTGCAATCCGGAAAGGCACTCGAGGCCCAATTGGAATTGCATCTGTATGCATCACGAGACGTTGGGTGGTGTTTGACGAACAAGTATCCGCTCCGCGGTCGAGACGGGAACTCGGTGGGCGTTGTCGGGATCTCGCGTGATTTGGGCCGACCAAACAAATCGAGCGATGACTATCAGAGCGTTGCCAAAGCGGTCGCCTTCGCGGAACGAAATCGCGACAAGCGAACCAGCGTGACTGACATGGCGGAGGTCGCGAATTTGTCACGCTTCCAATTGGACCGACGGATGCGAATCGCCTTTGGTCTCAATACCGGGCAATGGTTGGTGAAACAACGCATCGATTTCGCTTGTGAACATCTCGAGACAACAGACATGCCCATCGTTGATATCGCACATGAAGCAGGCTATGCGGATCAGAGCGCTTTCACTCGCCAATTTCGACGCGCGACCGGAATGTCGCCCAGTCATTACCGAAAGGCCAAACAGGACAACGAACTGTAA
- a CDS encoding sulfatase family protein — protein sequence MRKQSPFILASLCLIFAAIFSSNAVGADSRPNFLFVLTDDQSYGMMGCDGNELTRTPNIDQLAREGIFFDRAYVTSAICTPSRISIFLSQYERKHGVNFNSGTSVAPEAWAKSYPVVMRDNGYYTGYVGKNHAPIGKDGYNSGLMEESFDYFYAGHGHIRFYPKAVHKIFEGAEYDTQVEIVNEGAEDFLSYEHRLDGAVRFLEERPADKPFCLSICLNLPHSAGTGSMQQRESDDDIYKSLYRDIEIPLPKHYVAKDDIKTPRLPADVLRASDRQTGYNFVDTPELLKERIIRQMQSLTGIDRLIGNLRTKLETEGVDDNTIIIFCSDHGLFMGQHGLGGKALCYEQTTHVPLIVYDPELPTVLKGARCNELVQTIDIAATMLDLADIETPATFQGKSMRPLLSGDGGAIRDHVFTENLWVTHFGNPRIEAVQDKRWKYIRYYRNDRVSASVKIQVAEDLGMKSSLMLYGVHDNEIAVYRNHAEASLRGEEPIHEELFDLESDPDELNNLIDDPEVKTQLETLRSVWKQQLTAARGEGFPAVLRYTVDSEKNYKSK from the coding sequence ATGAGAAAGCAATCTCCATTCATACTCGCGTCTTTGTGTTTGATATTCGCCGCGATCTTTTCATCGAACGCGGTGGGTGCAGACTCGCGGCCTAATTTTCTGTTTGTCCTGACGGATGATCAGTCTTACGGCATGATGGGATGTGATGGCAACGAGTTGACTCGGACGCCCAACATTGACCAACTGGCTCGCGAAGGAATATTCTTTGATCGAGCGTATGTGACCAGCGCAATCTGCACGCCGAGTCGGATCTCGATCTTTCTCAGCCAGTACGAACGCAAGCACGGTGTGAACTTCAACTCCGGAACCAGCGTCGCACCGGAAGCCTGGGCCAAGTCTTACCCGGTGGTCATGCGAGACAACGGGTACTACACCGGCTATGTCGGCAAGAACCACGCGCCGATCGGGAAAGACGGTTACAACAGCGGATTGATGGAAGAGTCGTTTGACTACTTCTACGCGGGGCATGGACACATTCGTTTCTATCCTAAAGCCGTCCATAAAATATTCGAAGGAGCGGAGTACGACACTCAGGTCGAAATCGTCAATGAGGGGGCGGAGGACTTCCTTTCGTACGAGCATCGCTTGGACGGCGCTGTGCGATTCCTGGAGGAACGTCCCGCTGATAAACCATTTTGCTTGAGCATTTGTTTGAACCTGCCGCACAGTGCGGGAACGGGCAGCATGCAGCAGCGAGAAAGTGACGACGATATCTACAAATCTCTCTACCGTGACATCGAAATTCCGCTGCCGAAGCATTATGTCGCCAAAGATGACATCAAGACGCCGCGTTTGCCTGCAGACGTGCTCAGGGCGAGCGATCGCCAGACGGGGTATAACTTTGTCGACACGCCTGAACTGTTGAAAGAACGCATCATCCGGCAAATGCAATCACTGACCGGAATCGATCGTTTGATCGGAAACTTGCGGACCAAGTTGGAAACCGAAGGGGTGGATGACAACACGATCATCATCTTTTGTTCCGACCACGGTTTGTTCATGGGGCAGCATGGGCTCGGTGGAAAGGCACTGTGCTACGAGCAAACGACGCACGTTCCTTTGATCGTTTACGATCCGGAGTTGCCCACTGTGTTGAAAGGAGCCCGCTGCAACGAATTGGTGCAAACGATCGACATTGCCGCGACGATGCTGGATCTGGCCGACATCGAAACACCGGCAACGTTTCAGGGCAAATCGATGCGGCCTTTATTGAGTGGCGATGGCGGTGCGATTCGTGATCACGTTTTCACGGAAAACCTCTGGGTGACTCATTTTGGAAACCCTCGCATCGAGGCGGTGCAAGACAAACGCTGGAAGTACATTCGGTACTACCGAAACGACCGCGTTTCCGCTTCGGTCAAGATTCAGGTGGCCGAGGATTTGGGGATGAAGTCTTCACTCATGCTTTATGGCGTCCACGACAACGAGATCGCGGTGTACCGGAATCATGCGGAAGCGTCTTTGCGTGGCGAGGAACCCATTCACGAAGAACTGTTTGATCTCGAAAGCGATCCGGACGAGCTGAACAATTTGATCGACGATCCCGAAGTGAAGACTCAATTGGAGACGCTTCGCAGCGTTTGGAAGCAGCAACTCACGGCCGCTCGCGGCGAAGGATTTCCGGCGGTGCTTCGCTACACGGTCGATAGCGAGAAAAATTACAAATCGAAGTGA